The following coding sequences lie in one Glycine max cultivar Williams 82 chromosome 19, Glycine_max_v4.0, whole genome shotgun sequence genomic window:
- the LOC102662193 gene encoding uncharacterized protein, whose amino-acid sequence MGRGIKWASIRNLVGKLKIDLLCLQETKREAMDKACYQSLWGQPDVAWEWQPAMNAAEGLLCAWNNNTFQVDFRFSDKDFIMLGGVWLPEMQRVVVVNIYAPCDLLGKRQFWQNLRSKKIQSQDTCWCLVGDFNCIRHPLERMGSNCSSSDTSTIAEFNDWIAELENKEYQKVVRDCWSANQPIGWGRFVLKNKLKILKATLKLWSKVNTADLCNKMKQLQQNLNDLENSMSSQPSVQQVQQLKKLQAELWEKANLYESTMR is encoded by the exons ATGGGTAGAGGCATTAAATGGGCCTCTATCAGGAATTTGGTGgggaaattaaaaattgatcttCTCTGTCTTCAAGAAACTAAGAGGGAAGCTATGGATAAAGCTTGCTACCAATCTCTGTGGGGTCAACCTGATGTGGCTTGGGAATGGCAGCCTGCTATGAATGCTGCTGAGGGGCTTCTTTGTGCTTGGAATAATAATACCTTTCAGGTTGACTTTCGTTTTTCTGACAAGGATTTCATTATGCTAGGTGGGGTCTGGCTGCCTGAAATGCAAAGGGTGGTTGTGGTTAATATTTATGCACCTTGTGACCTTCTAGGAAAGAGACAGTTCTGGCAGAATCTAAGGAGTAAAAAGATCCAATCCCAAGACACATGTTGGTGTCTTGTAGGGGATTTCAATTGTATTAGGCACCCTTTAGAAAGAATGGGGAGTAATTGCAGCAGTTCTGATACCAGCACTATAGCTGAATTTAATGATTGGATTGCTGAGTTGGAG AACAAGGAGTACCAGAAGGTGGTGAGGGATTGCTGGTCTGCCAATCAGCCCATTGGATGGGGgcgatttgttttaaaaaacaagCTCAAGATCCTCAAAGCTACATTGAAATTGTGGAGTAAAGTGAATACAGCAGACTTGTGTAACAAGATGAAGCAACTTCAGCAGAATCTGAATGACCTGGAAAATTCTATGTCATCCCAGCCTTCTGTCCAACAAGTCCAGCAGCTGAAGAAACTTCAAGCTGAGCTTTGGGAAAAGGCTAACCTCTATGAATCCACCATGAGATAG